In Triticum aestivum cultivar Chinese Spring chromosome 5B, IWGSC CS RefSeq v2.1, whole genome shotgun sequence, the following proteins share a genomic window:
- the LOC123113582 gene encoding pathogenesis-related genes transcriptional activator PTI6, translating to MGMSPADSLAAGRTRRAGSLAPLPKRVCVFFVDADATESESSGDEEVRRGKRRVRKVIDISVKASSQPSPASSIPRRRALLLRRRAAKAGDGGYRRRFRGVRQRPWGKYAAEIRDPSLQKRLWLGTFDTAEEAAAVYDDAAVRLKGSHAVTNFSSSSSSDSDYVASNKPRSPPPAKLRPTGEAAAEATATVPPSAPSPPPEPEPEDDDADSFNPFASSLTPVLRSAPGEAPRPVDHLYGELCDLASTAPPSKAVEFDWQQPWWESEPKATEFDWQLPWWESEDFVMPPAASAVSVI from the coding sequence ATGGGGATGTCTCCTGCCGACTCCCTCGCCGCCGGCCGGACCCGCCGCGCTGGATCTCTCGCTCCCCTGCCCAAGCGCGTGTGCGTCTTCTTCGTGGACGCCGACGCCACCGAGTCCGAGTCCTCGGGGGACGAAGAGGTCAGGCGCGGCAAGCGGCGCGTGCGGAAGGTCATCGACATCAGCGTGAAGGCCTCCTCTCAGCCATCTCCGGCGTCGTCCATCCCACGGAGACGGGCtctgctgctgcggcggcgggcggcgaaggCCGGCGACGGCGGCTACCGCCGGCGGTTCCGTGGCGTGCGGCAGCGGCCGTGGGGCAAGTACGCCGCGGAGATCCGTGACCCGAGCCTGCAGAAGCGGCTGtggctcggcaccttcgacaccgccgAGGAGGCTGCCGCCGTGTACGACGACGCGGCCGTGCGCCTCAAGGGATCCCACGCCGTCACCAACTTCTCGTCCAGCTCCAGCTCCGACTCCGACTACGTCGCGTCCAACAAGccccgctccccgccgccggcgaAGCTCCGTCCTACCGGGGAAGCGGCAGCAGAGGCCACCGCGACCGTTCCCCcatccgcgccgtcgccgcccccggagCCCGAgcccgaggacgacgacgccgactCGTTCAACCCGTTCGCCTCGTCCCTGACCCCCGTCCTCCGTAGCGCGCCCGGCGAGGCGCCCCGCCCAGTGGACCACCTGTACGGCGAGCTCTGCGACCTGGCCTCGACCGCTCCGCCATCCAAGGCGGTGGAGTTCGACTGGCAGCAGCCGTGGTGGGAGAGCGAGCCGAAGGCAACGGAGTTCGACTGGCAGCTGCCGTGGTGGGAGAGCGAGGACTTCGTGATGCCGCCGGCGGCGAGCGCCGTCAGCGTGATATGA